GAGGGCTACTTGCCATTTAAGATTCAGCTCATATGCCCATGCCTCATGGAAGCCCTGTTTCATAGACCagattaaacattttctttgtgagTCCATAGTACCTTATGTACATTTCTATTTTAGTACTTGCCTTATTGCATTTATTACTAGGTCAGAAACAGTTGCATACTGGTTGAACGTCAAATGCGCTGCTGCCTTCCCTAGGCTGAGTTGCTGGGAACAGACCTTTGGGTCTGCTCATCTTTGTAACCCGAGGCTGACCTTTAGAAGGTACTTAATTTGTGTTAAAATAATGAGTGGCATGCTTTTTTGGGCTATATTGAGTTTGATACAAATCAAGCACTTTGGCATTAGTAGGCAAAATTGGactatttatacttatattttatgTCTTGAAGTATATTTATCACTTTTTGTTGTAGGAGGAATATTCTCCTAAGGATGGTCTCCCACTCAGAGCTGAGGAAAGTCTTCTGCTCGGCGGATGCAGTCTGCTTTGATGTCGACAGCACGGTCATCAGAGAAGAAGGCATCGATGAGCTGGCCAAGATCTGTGGAGTTGAGGACGCTGTGTCAGAAATGTAGGAACAGTGTTTATTCACTGTGGGAAATGACAAAGAATTGTAAAAGAGATTAACTTTGGATGACAGGCAGGATCAGAGCCACAATTCCCTGATTATAGTCCCTTGTTATGAAACATGGGCTCTAGGCTTTTCTTCCACCACTGACGGCTGAATCTGGTGATGCTCATCACCTAGTCATCCATTTACATGAATGTGGGTAAGACGCTCTCTTAGTCTGGGCAGGGGCACGGTGACCATCACCTACCAAACAGGATGACTTGGGTGGGTCCTCCAAGTGTCCGGTGCTTTGTGGCATGGTTGGAAGCGTGGCCGTGGTGGTTTGCTGGAAAGCTAGTTTAGGTTCAGAGTCTGTCACTGGATACCTGGATGACCCCTCCCGCCCTCCTTGTGCTCTCTGTAGTCACCAGGTCCTGAACCATTTCATGTTCAGCTGCGTTTGATACAGGAcatggctttaaaatatttatgtgattttCAAGCACACCTTCAGTGGTTTGTTCTCATAGCGTCATAGCTTGTCTGTTATACAGGGGCCAGGCAGCCCCTTCCTCGTGGGTGGGTGTTGTGAGGAGCTGGGGGGTTAGGCATATAAACTTTGAGAACAGCTGACTTGGCGGGCCTGATTGTTGGGTGTTCCTCCTAGGACAAAGCGAGCCATGGGTGGGGCGGTGCCTTTCAAGGCTGCCCTCACAGAGCGCCTAGCGCTGATCCAGCCCTCCAGGGAACAGGTACAGAGGCTCATCACAGAGCACCCTCCACACCTGACACCTGGCATAAGGTAAGAGGATATACCTAGTCTGGGTATATTGTCTTCCTATTAGCACCTGCATTTTGGGGCACGTGCTCCTGAGGGCATCTCAccattactttatttatttatttataagattttatttatttctttttagagagagaggaaggacggGAGCaacagagggagaaacagcaatgtgtggttgcctcttgcacaccccgcactggggacctggcccacaacccaggcatgtgccctgaccaggaatcaaactggcagccctttggtttacaggctggcgctcaatccactgagccacaccagccagggcatcaccaTTACTTTAGAGCTCCCTTCTGTGTGGTTCTTTCGGCACTTACATAAGTGACCCTGCCCATGTCTGCCTTCCCTTTCGCCCCAGGGGGAGCACAGCCTCCTCTTTATCTTGCGTTTCTAGGTCAAAGGACAGATTACAGCTGTGGAATGGTTTCCTAAAACAGCCGAGCCCCATCCTTTAACTAATAAGTGCATTTAGAAAagcatatataaaacattaatgcACCAGGCAATGTATACTTTATCCGACATATCTTGGGCAAATGCATtcaagaggaaaaatatatttatgttttgatttcttttttatgttttctcttttgtattacACAGTGtttggtattttatatttcttttttacaggGAACTAGTAAGTCACCTACAAGAGAGAAATGTTCAGGTTTTCCTAATATCTGGTGGCTTTCGGAGCATTGTAGAACATGTCGCTTCAAAACTTAATATCCCATTGACCAATGTATTTGCCAATAGGCTGAAATTCTACTTTAATGGTAAGACTTTGATAGTaacattttccctttcttatcaGTTTTAGTTTTCACTATCCTAGGCAATGTCTGTTGGAATGCAATATCAGCAAGGAGGCATCAGGGTTAAATACTAAGATAAAGACTTCTCTTGACTGATATCTTTTGCTCCTTGGTATCCTTTGCTCAGTAAAATAGTGTTGGGTCATCATTAGTATGTAAATACCTGTACTGAGTACAATGTTCATTTCTGTGTAACTCACATGATTTATTTTGTCATGCGTTATAGTTCAGTGTTATGAGAGCTCTCTTGTATTTAGACTCAGGAAGGAGACTCAGTTCATTAGCAAGTCACAGGGCTGCAGCTGCCTCTGGAGGTGCCTCCGGCCCCTTTAAGGGCCATCACAGAGGCCCAGCTGTGGTTTTAGATGTCTCCACATCTAAGGTCAATGGTAGCTGACATCAATAAAGCCAAATAATACAATGGGGACATCTGAATGGTgttggcaataaaaataaagaaaaaatattaatttaacaatCTAAAATGTGCTAATAGAACACTTTCAAATGGTCAATAGCTAGAGGTCATTAAAAAAAGTGGAGAATGAGTGTAGTAGTTACTGTATGAGTGGAAATAACTGATTGAATGTAAGTTGGGATCTCCTCTGACATGAAGttatatattaacttattttaaatttactataTTACCATTTCATGGTGTTCTGCTACCTTCACAAGGTTTGAGAACTACTACACTGGAAGCTTAGAGGATAAAATGAATTTACCCCAAGGTGTTTATGGTGTAAAGGAGCATTTGCGGTTTAAAAGCGAAGCTGGTTTACGCTGAGGAACAGGTGTGGGAGTCCAGGCTGTGTCCCTTTTCTGAGGACCACTCTTAGCTTTCTTGGTGACATTACGTAAGGCTACTATCTATGCAAAAAGCTGACCCTACTGATATAATTCTTTCTATCTTTAACCCTGTTTTAACTGCTCTTTTAAGGTGAATATGCAGGTTTTGATGAGATGCAGCCAACAGCTGAATCTGGTGGGAAAGGCAAAGttattaaacttttaaaggaaaagtttcattttaagaaaataatcatgaTTGGAGATGGAGCCACAGACATGGAAGCCTGTCCCCCTGCCGTATGTATTAAGCATACATATCTTTTCCTGGTTGTACTTCTGTTTTAGATGGCTGATGTAGAATTCAGTAAGATTTATGAGAGTTAAACAAAAGAACCTACATATCATGGTAAGATAAAAAACAATAAGtaaagcaaatttaattttactaTGTCAATTTATTTTTTGCAAACCCAAGAAAGGTTGCAAATAAGGAACTGAAAATCTTTTCATCTTTCAGCAACCTCTTGTCTGCGCCTCTCAGCCCCAGAGTGTGCTCATCAAGGTTTGGCTTCATTTCCTCAAATAACACCACAAATAATACAGCTCCTGCAACTATAACCAAAGTTTTTATGTCACTGTATATTTGATAGACTGTCTCCTTACACAttgtctcatttaaccctcataacAACCCTGTCAGGAGAAGTGTCATCGCCTTTTCACTGGTTGGAGAACTGAGGCTCGTGGAGGCTCGATAATGAGTCTATGTGAGTGATTCTGTTCTTCTCAGTGAATGCTGTTTTCTGAGACTGGCAGGAGACAGGTGCTATGTAGCAAGTGTACTAAGTATCGAAAGTGTCCATTTCACATAGGCCTTTGCCTTTCTCATCTCATCTCCTTCTATGAAGGAAAACTGAACTAAAAAATATAGTGGTGAATTTTTTTACTACCTAATTTCCTGAGATCTGAAAATCGTAATTGCCTTTGTAAATGATTCATCAAAAGTGATTAAACATCTTTTTGGAACCTGTTAACATTACTCGAATCAGTTAAAGGTAATGCATTCTTAGATAATTTACAACCGACACTGGGGCAGATGAAGTAATGAGCACTGGGCTAGTTGAATGAGGTGTACACAGACATAAGTGCAGAGTTCTCTCTGGAAGCTCCCGATCCGTGTTGAGATAGGACAAATTATACATTCTATACATTCtagtaatttataattatattccaAAATTATAAATAGCGTGACTGAACCAAGAGAAAGTGGCATGCGTGAGGTGTGTAGCCCTTGGGGGGTGGTCAGAGGAATCGGTGATCTAAAGGAAGGTTCGCAGGCACCCTGGCAGGGCTCAGGGGAGGAAGTTTCTGGAGGGACAGGAGGCCGCAAAGCAGAGTGGGATGTATGAGGCATAGTTCTGGGCTGGTCAGTGGGTAAGGACCAGCAGGAGTGGGTTTCTCATCACCAAACCAGTGAAGACCTTACGTTTTACCAGGCACTTGGGGTGCCTGGGAAGCCCTAGAAAGCTTTTGGAGAGAGGAGGAATGAGTCCCTGTGCTGGCCTGGCTGAGCTGGTGCTGGCAAGTGGAAAAAGCTGCCTGTGGCAGGATGCTCAGTTAGGAGGCTGTTTAACTGGAAGGGTACAAATCTACAATAGTGACTTTCCCCCCCGCTACTGtggcatgaaaattaaaactaagagaaagggaaagtaagagaattttgtacttaccatttagtGTATATTGTGTCTATATCCtgccagaaatgaagaaaaataccattttaaaagaGTTGGAAAAGGGCCCTCACCTGACCATGGTGGTGCCCTGATCTCAGGCTTCCAGGCTCCCaatctgtgagaaataaatttctgtggtctataagcaaaaaaaaaaaagaaaagaaaaagaaaagaaaaagaccattGAATAACAGAAGGTATGACTTAATAGGAATTGAGGAAACACTGTaactttaaacaattttaaatgatgaaagtAGAGTGCTTCCAGCAGATTCTGGGGCTGTCATCTCCCTCAGGCCAAGACTGACACACCTGCCAGGAAgggcagaagagggaggagggagggaggggccagcaTCTCAGGTTCCTGCAGGGCACAGTGGGGAGAGGCCTGCTGTGGTCCAGATCTGAGGCACTGGGTGAGTTCCCCTGCACCACAGGCTTCTCTTTGATCTTCCCTCTTTGAAATTTCCTGGACCGGGTGTGATTGCTGAAGTCAGACATTTACCACCTGCTGTGATTTTACCTCTGTAAGCAGTTGTCTTGGTGGTAAGAGAGCTTCTATTCTCCAGAAGCCAGCAGTGTCCAGGGAATGGGTATGC
This sequence is a window from Phyllostomus discolor isolate MPI-MPIP mPhyDis1 chromosome 3, mPhyDis1.pri.v3, whole genome shotgun sequence. Protein-coding genes within it:
- the PSPH gene encoding phosphoserine phosphatase, with product MVSHSELRKVFCSADAVCFDVDSTVIREEGIDELAKICGVEDAVSEMTKRAMGGAVPFKAALTERLALIQPSREQVQRLITEHPPHLTPGIRELVSHLQERNVQVFLISGGFRSIVEHVASKLNIPLTNVFANRLKFYFNGEYAGFDEMQPTAESGGKGKVIKLLKEKFHFKKIIMIGDGATDMEACPPADAFIGFGGNVIRQQVKDNAEWYITDFVELLGELEE